In a genomic window of Pseudomonas oryzihabitans:
- a CDS encoding GGDEF domain-containing protein translates to MLYTLVTSSSIVVISLLFGAGLLVAWREFGLQRHVALWALSFMAAAVGHGLRIAGGLWVAQQGLLAMLACHASIASFALLAWGFRLRVRRDSRLVIGCWLGSLLVITAVWYGQLAEWRTFSRIGTAAVDALMIAIVLATLRRTRGTARILQGYLLLYGLYIVSVGITAWLARPGGEVGNQVFIIVLSIGTPTGMIGSGILTLLIVSADLAAELRRQARTDALTGLLNRRGLEERAEELLSGAARQQPLAVAIADLDHFKSINDRLGHAAGDDVLRRFAQHLREELGSQGVAGRLGGEEFVLLLPGFSGDAAYRLIDALRAGVPSRFTASHPQLDQVSASFGIALLRPGDSWSATLARADAALYRAKHAGRNRVLLDEQALA, encoded by the coding sequence ATGCTTTACACGCTTGTTACCTCTTCCAGCATCGTGGTCATCAGCCTGTTGTTCGGTGCCGGCCTGCTCGTCGCCTGGCGCGAGTTCGGCTTGCAGCGGCACGTGGCGCTCTGGGCCCTGTCGTTCATGGCCGCCGCCGTTGGCCACGGCCTGCGCATCGCCGGTGGCCTGTGGGTCGCCCAGCAAGGGCTGCTCGCCATGCTGGCCTGCCATGCCTCCATTGCCAGTTTCGCCCTCCTGGCCTGGGGCTTCCGCCTGCGGGTCAGGCGCGACAGCCGCCTGGTCATCGGCTGCTGGCTCGGCTCCCTGCTGGTGATCACCGCCGTCTGGTACGGCCAGCTCGCGGAATGGCGCACCTTCTCGCGGATCGGCACCGCTGCGGTCGATGCCCTGATGATCGCCATCGTGCTCGCGACCCTGCGCCGTACCCGGGGTACCGCGCGCATCCTGCAGGGCTACCTGCTGCTCTACGGCCTGTACATCGTCAGTGTCGGCATCACCGCCTGGCTGGCGCGACCGGGTGGTGAAGTAGGCAACCAGGTCTTCATCATCGTGCTGTCGATCGGGACGCCGACGGGCATGATCGGCAGTGGCATCCTGACGCTGTTGATCGTATCGGCCGATCTCGCCGCCGAATTGCGCCGCCAGGCCCGTACCGATGCCCTCACCGGCCTGCTCAACCGGCGCGGACTGGAGGAGCGGGCCGAGGAGCTGCTATCAGGCGCGGCGCGGCAACAACCGCTGGCGGTAGCCATCGCCGACCTCGATCATTTCAAGTCGATCAACGACCGCCTCGGCCATGCTGCCGGGGACGACGTACTGCGCCGCTTCGCCCAGCATCTGCGCGAAGAACTGGGCAGCCAGGGGGTGGCCGGCCGCCTGGGTGGCGAGGAATTCGTCCTGCTGCTGCCCGGCTTCAGTGGAGACGCTGCCTACCGCCTGATCGATGCCCTGCGTGCCGGGGTGCCGAGCCGCTTCACCGCCAGCCATCCGCAACTCGACCAGGTAAGCGCCAGCTTCGGCATCGCCCTGCTCCGGCCAGGCGACTCCTGGTCCGCCACCCTGGCCCGCGCCGACGCCGCGCTCTATCGCGCCAAGCATGCTGGACGCAATCGGGTGTTGCTGGACGAACAGGCACTCGCCTAA
- a CDS encoding OsmC domain/YcaO domain-containing protein has protein sequence MEIKVNFLDNLRLEAKFDDFTVVADQPIRYKGDGSAPGPFDYFLASSALCAAYFVKLYCQTRNIPTDNIRLSQNNIVDPENRYAQIFKIQVELPADISAKDRQGILRSIDRCTVKKVVQTGPEFVIEEVANLDADAQALLMPSGNGDTRTYIPGKDLPLEQTIATLSGILADLGMKIEIASWRNIVPNVWSLHIRDAQSPQCFTNGKGATKESALASALGEFLERLNCNFFYNDQYWGEEIANAPFVHYPDERWFQPGRQDELPLGILDPYCLAIYNPDGELRGSHLHDTNSGNVARGICALPFVRQSDGKVVYFPSNLIENLYLSNGMSAGNTLAEAQVQCLSEIFERAVKREILEGELCLPDVPAEVLARYPGIVAGIQGLEEQGFPVLVKDASLGGRYPVMCVTLMNPRTGGVFASFGAHPSLEVALERSLTELLQGRSFEGLNDLPQPTFESQAVTEPNNFVEHFIDSSGLVSWRFFSAKADFAFVDWDFTSQGEDANAQEAATLFGLLAAQGKEVYQAVYQHLGVPACRILVPGYSEIYPIDDLIWDNTNKALAFRADILNLHRLDDGALAALLERLEESEVDAYTDITTLIGVEFDENTVWGQLTLLELKLLINLALQRLEDAKELVEAFLQYNDNTVERGLFYQALNAVLEVELDDELQIADYETNFRRMFGNARMDAVLGSVDGSLRFHGLTPTSLKLEGLDRHLRLIESYKKLHAARARLQPVAEPATPGNGLKPRRVAIRKVAAPRD, from the coding sequence ATGGAAATCAAAGTCAATTTCCTCGATAACCTGCGTCTCGAGGCCAAATTCGACGACTTCACGGTGGTCGCCGACCAGCCTATCCGCTACAAGGGCGACGGCTCCGCGCCCGGTCCGTTCGACTACTTCCTGGCCTCGTCGGCGCTCTGCGCGGCCTACTTCGTCAAGCTCTACTGCCAGACGCGGAACATCCCTACCGACAACATCCGGCTGTCGCAGAACAACATCGTCGATCCGGAAAATCGCTACGCGCAGATCTTCAAGATCCAGGTGGAGCTGCCCGCCGATATCTCCGCCAAGGATCGCCAGGGCATCCTGAGATCCATCGACCGCTGCACCGTGAAGAAGGTAGTGCAGACCGGTCCCGAGTTCGTCATCGAGGAAGTCGCCAATCTCGACGCCGATGCCCAGGCGCTGCTGATGCCCAGTGGCAACGGCGACACCCGCACCTACATTCCGGGCAAGGACCTGCCGCTGGAGCAGACCATCGCCACCCTGTCGGGCATCCTCGCCGACCTGGGTATGAAGATCGAGATCGCCTCCTGGCGCAACATCGTGCCCAACGTCTGGTCGCTGCACATCCGCGATGCCCAGTCGCCGCAGTGCTTCACCAACGGCAAGGGTGCGACCAAGGAAAGCGCCCTGGCCTCAGCGCTGGGCGAGTTCCTCGAGCGGCTGAACTGCAACTTCTTCTACAACGACCAGTACTGGGGCGAGGAGATCGCCAACGCGCCCTTCGTGCACTATCCGGACGAACGCTGGTTCCAGCCGGGTCGCCAGGACGAGCTACCGCTGGGCATCCTCGATCCCTACTGCCTGGCGATCTACAACCCGGACGGCGAGCTGCGCGGTTCGCACCTTCACGACACCAATTCCGGCAACGTGGCGCGCGGCATCTGCGCCCTGCCCTTCGTGCGCCAGTCCGATGGCAAGGTGGTGTACTTCCCCTCCAACCTGATCGAGAACCTCTACCTCAGCAACGGCATGAGCGCGGGCAACACCCTGGCCGAAGCCCAGGTACAGTGCCTGTCGGAGATCTTCGAACGCGCGGTGAAGCGGGAAATCCTCGAGGGCGAACTCTGCCTGCCCGACGTACCCGCGGAGGTGCTGGCGCGCTATCCCGGCATCGTCGCCGGCATCCAGGGGCTGGAGGAACAAGGCTTCCCGGTCCTGGTGAAGGACGCCTCCCTTGGAGGTCGCTATCCAGTGATGTGCGTGACCCTGATGAATCCACGTACCGGGGGCGTCTTCGCCTCCTTCGGCGCGCACCCGAGCCTGGAAGTGGCGCTGGAGCGCAGCCTTACCGAACTGCTCCAGGGCCGCAGCTTCGAAGGCCTCAACGACCTACCGCAGCCGACCTTCGAAAGCCAGGCGGTGACCGAGCCGAACAACTTCGTCGAGCACTTCATCGATTCCAGCGGCCTGGTGTCCTGGCGCTTCTTCAGCGCCAAGGCCGACTTCGCCTTCGTCGACTGGGATTTCACCAGCCAGGGGGAAGACGCCAACGCCCAGGAAGCGGCGACGCTATTCGGCCTGCTGGCGGCCCAAGGCAAGGAGGTCTACCAGGCGGTGTACCAGCACCTGGGCGTACCGGCCTGCCGCATCCTGGTGCCGGGTTATTCGGAAATCTATCCGATCGACGACCTGATCTGGGACAACACCAACAAGGCGCTGGCCTTCCGTGCGGACATCCTCAACCTCCATCGCCTGGACGACGGCGCGCTCGCCGCGCTGCTCGAACGCCTGGAAGAGAGCGAGGTGGATGCCTACACCGACATCACCACCCTGATCGGCGTCGAATTCGACGAAAACACCGTTTGGGGCCAGCTCACCCTGCTGGAACTCAAGCTGCTGATCAACCTCGCCCTGCAGCGCCTGGAAGACGCCAAGGAGCTGGTGGAGGCCTTCCTGCAGTACAACGACAACACCGTCGAGCGCGGCCTGTTCTACCAGGCGCTGAACGCCGTGCTGGAAGTCGAGCTGGACGACGAGCTGCAGATCGCCGACTACGAGACCAACTTCCGCCGCATGTTCGGCAACGCGCGGATGGACGCGGTGCTGGGCTCGGTCGACGGCAGCCTGCGCTTCCACGGCCTGACGCCCACCAGCCTGAAACTGGAAGGCCTCGACCGGCACCTACGGCTGATCGAGAGCTACAAGAAGCTGCACGCCGCCCGCGCCAGGCTGCAGCCCGTGGCGGAGCCCGCTACGCCAGGCAACGGCCTCAAGCCACGCCGCGTGGCCATCCGCAAGGTGGCGGCGCCCAGGGACTGA
- a CDS encoding NAD(P)/FAD-dependent oxidoreductase: MLSSQVIIIGAGAAGMLCAMSAAARGRQVLLIDHANKAGKKILMSGGGRCNFTNLYVEPANFLSQNAHFCKSALARFTQWDFIALVAKHGVPYHEKKLGQLFCDGKSSDILQLLLDECAQARVDLRLDTSVNEIARLDEGGYRLQTSLGPLRCESLVIATGGLSIPTLGATGFGYQIARQFGHSVLPTRAGLVPFTLTDPQLKGLCGELSGTSVEDCRVSCNGQSFVENILFTHRGLSGPAILQISSYWQPGDTVSIDLLPHLDLPVWLAEQQQTRPNSELKTLLAELFTKKMAGLLADLWFTSKPLKQYTPGELKTIAERLSDWRLVPAGTEGYRTAEVTLGGVDTREVSSKTMESLKSPGLYFVGEVLDVSGHLGGFNFQWAWASGYAAAQYV; this comes from the coding sequence GTGCTTTCATCCCAGGTCATCATCATTGGCGCCGGTGCCGCCGGGATGCTGTGTGCCATGAGCGCCGCCGCGCGCGGTCGCCAGGTATTGCTGATCGACCACGCCAACAAGGCCGGCAAGAAGATCCTCATGTCCGGCGGCGGGCGCTGCAATTTCACCAATCTCTATGTCGAGCCGGCCAATTTCCTGTCGCAGAATGCGCACTTCTGCAAGTCGGCGCTGGCGCGTTTCACCCAATGGGATTTCATCGCCCTGGTGGCCAAGCACGGCGTGCCCTACCACGAGAAGAAGCTTGGCCAGCTGTTCTGCGATGGCAAGTCCAGCGACATCCTTCAGTTGCTGCTGGACGAATGCGCCCAGGCCAGGGTGGACCTGCGTCTGGATACCTCGGTGAACGAGATCGCCCGGCTCGACGAAGGTGGCTATCGACTGCAGACCAGCTTGGGCCCGCTGCGCTGCGAGTCCCTGGTGATCGCCACCGGTGGGCTGTCCATTCCGACCCTCGGTGCCACCGGCTTCGGCTATCAGATCGCTCGCCAGTTCGGGCACAGCGTGTTGCCGACCCGCGCCGGCCTGGTGCCCTTCACCCTGACCGATCCGCAGCTCAAGGGGCTGTGCGGCGAGCTGTCCGGTACCTCGGTGGAGGATTGCCGGGTGAGCTGCAACGGCCAGAGCTTCGTCGAGAACATCCTCTTCACCCATCGTGGCCTCAGCGGCCCGGCGATCCTGCAGATTTCGTCCTACTGGCAGCCCGGCGATACCGTCAGCATCGATTTGCTGCCGCACCTGGATCTACCTGTCTGGCTGGCCGAGCAGCAGCAGACGCGCCCCAACAGCGAATTGAAGACGCTGCTGGCCGAGCTGTTCACCAAGAAGATGGCCGGCCTGCTGGCGGACCTGTGGTTCACCTCCAAGCCGCTGAAGCAGTACACGCCGGGCGAGCTGAAGACCATCGCCGAACGCCTGAGCGACTGGCGCCTCGTGCCGGCGGGCACCGAGGGCTATCGCACCGCGGAGGTCACCCTGGGCGGCGTCGATACCCGCGAGGTGTCGTCCAAGACCATGGAATCGCTGAAATCGCCGGGGCTGTACTTCGTCGGCGAGGTGTTGGACGTCAGCGGCCACCTGGGTGGCTTCAACTTCCAGTGGGCCTGGGCCTCCGGCTACGCCGCCGCCCAGTACGTGTAG
- the argE gene encoding acetylornithine deacetylase: MSASRDLLARLVAFDTTSRESNLALIDFVARYLDGFGVPYERIYNAEGTKANLFATLGPADVPGIVLSGHTDVVPVDGQAWTRPAFELSEEEGRLYGRGTADMKGYLACLLALVPEASRAPLRRPLHLALSYDEEVGCLGVRGLLEQLAQRPVKPLLCLIGEPTELKPVLGHKGKVAMRCQVHGAACHSAYAPQGVNAIEYAARLVVELGRLGEALKAPERQDARFDPPFSTVQTGLIGGGQALNIVPQDCAFDFEIRALPAQDPYQVIRQLQAHAEEILLPAMKAISDQSAVSFAELSSYPGLDTALESEAAEWVALFCGSRDFGTVAFGTEGGLFAAAGIPTVVCGPGSMAQGHKPDEFVTKAQLDGCDAMLQRVLAFVCS; the protein is encoded by the coding sequence ATGAGCGCCAGCCGTGACCTGCTGGCCCGGCTGGTGGCCTTCGATACCACCAGTCGCGAATCGAATCTGGCGCTGATCGACTTCGTCGCCCGCTATCTGGATGGCTTCGGCGTGCCCTACGAGCGGATCTACAACGCCGAGGGCACCAAGGCCAACCTGTTCGCCACCCTAGGGCCGGCGGACGTACCGGGCATCGTGCTCTCGGGGCATACCGACGTGGTGCCGGTGGATGGCCAAGCCTGGACCCGGCCCGCCTTCGAACTCAGTGAAGAAGAAGGCAGGCTCTATGGCCGCGGCACCGCCGACATGAAGGGCTATCTGGCTTGCCTGCTGGCCTTGGTACCCGAGGCCAGCCGCGCGCCCCTGCGCCGCCCGCTGCACCTGGCGCTTTCCTACGACGAAGAGGTGGGTTGCCTGGGGGTGCGCGGCCTGCTCGAGCAATTGGCACAGCGTCCGGTCAAGCCGCTGCTGTGCCTCATCGGCGAACCCACCGAGCTCAAGCCCGTACTCGGCCACAAGGGCAAGGTGGCCATGCGCTGCCAGGTGCACGGCGCGGCCTGTCATTCGGCCTATGCGCCCCAGGGCGTCAACGCCATCGAATACGCCGCCCGCCTGGTCGTCGAACTCGGCCGGCTGGGCGAGGCGCTCAAGGCGCCGGAACGGCAGGACGCCCGCTTCGATCCGCCCTTCTCCACGGTGCAGACCGGGCTGATCGGCGGCGGCCAGGCGCTGAACATCGTCCCCCAGGATTGCGCCTTCGATTTCGAGATCCGCGCCCTGCCCGCCCAGGACCCCTACCAGGTGATCCGCCAGTTGCAGGCCCATGCCGAAGAGATACTGCTACCGGCCATGAAGGCCATCAGCGACCAGAGCGCCGTGAGTTTCGCCGAGTTGTCCAGCTATCCCGGCCTGGATACCGCCCTCGAAAGCGAGGCGGCCGAGTGGGTCGCACTCTTCTGCGGCTCGCGGGACTTCGGCACCGTGGCCTTCGGTACCGAAGGCGGCCTCTTTGCCGCGGCCGGCATTCCCACGGTGGTGTGCGGCCCCGGCAGCATGGCCCAGGGCCACAAGCCCGACGAATTCGTCACCAAGGCGCAACTCGATGGCTGCGATGCCATGCTGCAGCGCGTGCTCGCCTTCGTCTGTAGCTGA
- a CDS encoding DUF1028 domain-containing protein, with product MTFSITARGAETGQFGIAISSSSIAVGARCPWLRPGVGAVSSQNITLPALGPLTLDGLALGLAPSEALVQSLAGDPYADYRQVTVIDGQGRSAHHSGAQTLGVHHARSGRDCVAAGNMLASPAVVDALVEAFERTPGVLAERLVQAMQAALAAGGEAGPVHSAALLVVGEPSWPIVNLRVDWAETDPIGQLADLWRAYQPQLQDYLDRAVRPDLAPGYGVPGDDR from the coding sequence ATGACCTTTTCCATCACCGCCCGCGGCGCCGAGACCGGTCAGTTCGGCATCGCCATCAGTTCCTCCAGCATCGCCGTGGGCGCCCGCTGCCCCTGGCTGCGGCCGGGGGTCGGCGCCGTCAGCTCGCAGAACATCACCCTGCCCGCCCTGGGGCCGCTCACCCTGGACGGACTGGCCCTGGGCCTGGCACCCAGCGAGGCCTTGGTCCAGAGCCTGGCCGGCGATCCCTATGCCGACTATCGCCAGGTGACCGTGATCGATGGCCAGGGGCGCAGTGCCCACCACAGCGGCGCCCAGACCCTGGGCGTGCATCACGCCCGCAGCGGCCGGGACTGCGTGGCCGCCGGCAACATGCTGGCCAGCCCTGCGGTGGTGGATGCCCTGGTGGAAGCCTTCGAGCGGACCCCTGGCGTCCTCGCCGAGCGGCTGGTGCAGGCCATGCAAGCGGCGCTGGCGGCCGGTGGCGAAGCCGGTCCGGTGCATTCGGCGGCGCTGTTGGTGGTGGGCGAGCCGAGCTGGCCCATCGTCAATCTGCGCGTCGACTGGGCTGAAACGGACCCCATCGGCCAGTTGGCCGATCTCTGGCGCGCCTACCAGCCGCAGTTGCAGGACTATCTCGATCGGGCGGTCCGCCCGGATCTCGCTCCGGGCTATGGCGTGCCGGGTGACGACCGATGA
- a CDS encoding RidA family protein, protein MATPTHTRIRMFNTKDTYPNQTLDNDLCQAVRAGNTVYVRGQVGTDFEGNLVGLGDPRAQAEQAMKNVKQLLEEAGSDLSHIVKTTTYLIDPRYREPVYQEVGKWLKGVYPISTGLVVSALGQPQWLMEIDVIAVIPD, encoded by the coding sequence ATGGCCACCCCGACCCACACCCGTATCCGCATGTTCAACACCAAGGACACCTACCCCAACCAGACCCTGGACAACGACCTCTGCCAGGCCGTGCGCGCCGGCAACACCGTCTATGTACGTGGCCAGGTGGGAACTGACTTCGAGGGTAACCTGGTCGGGCTGGGCGATCCCCGGGCCCAGGCCGAGCAGGCGATGAAGAACGTCAAGCAGCTGCTGGAGGAAGCCGGCAGCGACCTGAGCCACATCGTCAAGACCACCACCTACCTGATCGATCCGCGCTACCGCGAGCCGGTCTATCAGGAGGTCGGCAAGTGGCTCAAGGGTGTCTACCCCATCTCCACCGGACTGGTGGTCTCCGCCCTGGGTCAGCCCCAATGGCTGATGGAGATCGACGTCATCGCCGTGATTCCCGACTGA
- a CDS encoding flavin-containing monooxygenase — MSTLPTAIDTLVIGAGQAGVAMSEHLGRLGIEHLVLEKNRIAEAWRTGRWDSLVANGPAWHDRFPGLEFQTPPDGFPGKDEIAAYFEAYARQIDAPIRTGVAVTRVCRQEGRSGFLVETSAGSLSAQRVVVATGPFQKPVIPAIAPKDEELYQIHSAQYFNPQQLPDGAVLVVGAGSSGVQIAEELLLAGKRVYLSVGPHDRPPRAYRGRDFCWWLGVLGLWDTETMQPGREHVTIAVSGARGGHTVDFRRLAQAGMTLVGLTDTFADGVVRFRPDLKQNLDAGDANYLALLDAADAYAERHGLDLPEEPTARERVADAACIREPLQELDLQAAGVTSVIWATGYATDFSWLQVDTFGDNGKPRHQRGVGAEPGIYFVGLPWLSRRGSAFIWGCWHDARHVADQIAIQRRYQEYRPSGETTAQPLQARRLG, encoded by the coding sequence ATGTCTACATTACCGACCGCTATCGACACCCTGGTGATAGGCGCCGGCCAAGCCGGGGTCGCCATGAGCGAGCACCTGGGCCGCCTGGGCATCGAACACCTGGTGCTGGAAAAGAATCGTATCGCCGAAGCCTGGCGTACCGGTCGCTGGGATTCCCTGGTGGCCAACGGCCCGGCCTGGCACGATCGCTTCCCCGGCCTGGAATTCCAGACGCCGCCGGACGGCTTCCCCGGCAAGGACGAGATCGCCGCCTACTTCGAGGCCTATGCACGGCAGATCGACGCCCCCATCCGTACCGGTGTCGCGGTCACCCGGGTATGCCGTCAGGAGGGCCGCAGTGGCTTCCTGGTCGAGACCTCGGCGGGCAGTCTCAGCGCGCAGCGGGTGGTGGTGGCCACCGGGCCCTTCCAGAAGCCCGTCATCCCGGCCATCGCGCCAAAGGATGAGGAGCTCTACCAGATCCATTCCGCCCAGTACTTCAATCCCCAGCAACTGCCCGACGGCGCGGTGCTGGTAGTCGGCGCCGGCTCCTCGGGGGTGCAGATCGCCGAGGAACTCTTGCTCGCCGGCAAGCGCGTCTATCTCTCGGTAGGCCCGCACGACCGGCCGCCACGAGCCTATCGCGGGCGCGACTTCTGCTGGTGGCTGGGCGTACTCGGCCTGTGGGACACCGAGACCATGCAGCCGGGCCGCGAGCACGTGACCATCGCCGTCAGCGGCGCCCGCGGCGGCCACACCGTGGACTTCCGTCGCCTGGCCCAGGCCGGCATGACCCTGGTGGGCCTCACCGACACCTTCGCCGACGGTGTGGTGCGCTTCCGCCCGGATCTCAAGCAGAACCTCGACGCCGGCGATGCCAACTACCTGGCCCTGCTCGACGCCGCCGACGCCTATGCCGAACGCCATGGCCTGGACCTGCCCGAAGAACCCACGGCCCGCGAGCGGGTGGCGGACGCCGCCTGCATCCGCGAACCCCTGCAGGAGCTGGACCTGCAGGCCGCCGGCGTGACCTCGGTGATCTGGGCGACCGGCTACGCCACCGACTTCAGCTGGCTGCAGGTGGATACCTTCGGCGACAACGGCAAGCCCAGGCACCAGCGCGGTGTCGGCGCCGAGCCGGGCATCTATTTCGTCGGCCTGCCCTGGCTGAGTCGCCGCGGCTCGGCCTTCATCTGGGGCTGCTGGCACGACGCGCGCCACGTGGCCGACCAGATCGCCATCCAGCGTCGCTACCAAGAGTACCGTCCCAGCGGCGAGACGACCGCCCAACCCCTGCAGGCGCGTAGGTTGGGTTGA
- a CDS encoding class II aldolase and adducin N-terminal domain-containing protein has product MAPSHEERLRIDLAATFRVIAHLGMHEAVANHFSAAVSADGKQFLINPKWKHFSRIRASDLLLLDADDPQGAERPDVDATAWSIHGQIHRRLPEARVVLHLHPVHTTAVACLAKPHVPPIDQNTARYFNRIAVDELYGGMADTEAEGARLAGLLDGKQRLLMGNHGVMVIAPTIGQAFDDIWTLERACQILVTAWSTGQPLKVLSDEVAEKTARAWEGITDFSEQHFAEMKELMIQQDPSVLD; this is encoded by the coding sequence ATGGCACCTTCTCATGAGGAACGGCTGCGCATCGATCTGGCGGCGACCTTTCGCGTCATCGCCCACCTCGGCATGCACGAGGCGGTCGCCAATCACTTCAGCGCGGCCGTCTCCGCCGACGGCAAGCAGTTCCTGATCAATCCCAAATGGAAGCACTTCTCGCGCATACGCGCCAGCGACCTGCTGCTGCTCGACGCGGACGATCCGCAGGGCGCCGAGCGGCCCGATGTGGATGCCACGGCCTGGTCGATCCACGGGCAGATCCATCGCCGCCTGCCGGAGGCTCGGGTGGTGCTGCATCTGCACCCGGTCCATACCACGGCGGTGGCCTGCCTGGCCAAGCCGCACGTTCCGCCCATCGACCAGAACACGGCGCGCTACTTCAACCGCATCGCGGTGGACGAACTCTACGGCGGCATGGCCGACACCGAGGCGGAGGGTGCGCGCCTGGCCGGGCTGCTCGACGGCAAGCAACGCCTGCTGATGGGCAACCACGGCGTCATGGTGATCGCCCCCACCATTGGCCAGGCCTTCGATGACATCTGGACGCTGGAGCGCGCCTGCCAAATCCTGGTCACCGCCTGGTCCACAGGCCAGCCGCTCAAGGTGCTGTCCGACGAGGTCGCGGAGAAGACCGCACGGGCCTGGGAAGGCATCACCGACTTCTCCGAGCAGCACTTCGCCGAGATGAAAGAACTGATGATCCAGCAGGATCCCTCCGTGCTGGATTGA
- a CDS encoding ABC transporter substrate-binding protein encodes MQRFSSASIRTLTTTVLGATLALTATLASADFLQPGKLVAGSDLTFFPYEYVQDNKPAGFDIELVDGLGKLMGRTVETLDTRFPNLITGLQGGRFDIVNSSMYITADRLKVIDMIPYLKSGESIIALKGSDYQPKKPEDFCGHKIGSMGATSWLQQLHKLSDDYCVKNGLKPIAVSEYATDPQTTQALLSRAVEAQITDAAVARGLVEKLGNRVVISSDSLIYPVLNGFGVKKGNEEVKNALVEALKKYSATPEYAALLKKYNFQAPTEADIAALMPKP; translated from the coding sequence ATGCAAAGATTCAGCAGCGCCTCGATTCGGACCCTCACCACCACCGTGCTGGGCGCCACCCTGGCCCTGACCGCGACCCTGGCCTCGGCCGACTTCCTGCAGCCGGGCAAGCTCGTCGCCGGTTCCGACCTGACCTTCTTCCCCTACGAGTACGTGCAGGACAACAAGCCGGCAGGCTTCGACATCGAACTGGTCGATGGCCTGGGCAAGCTCATGGGCCGCACCGTCGAGACGCTCGACACCCGCTTCCCCAACCTCATCACCGGCTTGCAGGGTGGGCGCTTCGACATCGTCAACTCCTCGATGTACATCACCGCGGATCGCCTCAAGGTGATCGACATGATCCCCTATCTCAAGAGTGGTGAATCGATCATCGCGCTCAAGGGCAGCGACTATCAACCCAAGAAACCGGAAGACTTCTGCGGCCACAAGATCGGCTCCATGGGTGCCACCTCCTGGCTGCAGCAGCTACACAAGCTGTCCGATGACTACTGCGTGAAGAACGGCCTCAAGCCCATTGCCGTGAGCGAATACGCCACCGACCCCCAGACCACCCAGGCGCTGCTGTCCAGGGCGGTGGAGGCGCAGATCACCGATGCCGCCGTGGCCCGTGGCCTGGTGGAAAAGCTCGGCAATCGCGTGGTGATCTCCTCCGACAGCCTGATCTACCCCGTACTCAACGGCTTCGGCGTGAAGAAGGGTAACGAAGAGGTGAAGAACGCCCTGGTCGAGGCACTGAAAAAGTACAGCGCCACTCCCGAGTACGCCGCGCTGCTGAAGAAGTACAACTTCCAGGCGCCCACCGAGGCGGATATCGCCGCCCTGATGCCCAAGCCCTAA
- a CDS encoding phytanoyl-CoA dioxygenase family protein, which yields MIEQAQIDSFHRDGYLVVENLLTADEIATLQADFDGWVAESRSHTEAWGETQDGRARFDVELDHRPDHPSLRRVSSPTEISAAYCEVALSSRMAQVAAQLIGGSGTRFHHSKINSKLPHTATQVKWHQDFLFTPHSNDDVVTALLMVSEVTPENGPLTVIPGSHKGPLWSHWQDGRFTGSVDDSVVAVHCGEPVACFGPAGSVCFMHTRLLHASSPNQTELPRTLFISVYAAEDALPFGENPLPSEHAGVLVAGQESGLVRSVANSVRLPQKPRGASFFVQQAGLDQAAV from the coding sequence ATGATCGAGCAAGCGCAAATAGACAGCTTCCACCGAGACGGCTACCTGGTGGTCGAGAACCTGCTGACCGCCGACGAGATCGCCACCCTGCAGGCCGATTTCGACGGCTGGGTGGCAGAGAGCCGCAGCCACACCGAAGCCTGGGGCGAAACCCAGGATGGCCGCGCCCGCTTCGACGTGGAGCTGGACCACCGGCCCGACCACCCTTCCCTGCGCCGGGTCAGCTCGCCCACCGAAATCTCCGCGGCCTATTGCGAGGTCGCACTGTCCTCGCGGATGGCCCAGGTGGCCGCCCAATTGATCGGCGGCAGCGGCACGAGATTCCACCACAGCAAGATCAACTCGAAGCTGCCGCACACCGCCACCCAGGTGAAGTGGCACCAGGATTTCCTGTTCACGCCGCACAGCAACGATGACGTGGTCACCGCGCTGCTAATGGTCAGCGAGGTGACCCCGGAGAACGGTCCGCTCACGGTCATCCCCGGCAGCCACAAGGGCCCGCTGTGGTCGCACTGGCAGGACGGTCGCTTCACCGGATCGGTGGACGACAGCGTGGTCGCCGTGCATTGCGGCGAGCCCGTGGCCTGCTTCGGCCCGGCCGGCTCGGTGTGCTTCATGCACACCCGCCTGCTGCATGCCTCCAGCCCCAACCAGACCGAATTGCCGCGCACCCTGTTCATCAGCGTCTACGCCGCCGAGGACGCCCTGCCCTTCGGCGAGAACCCGCTGCCCAGCGAGCACGCCGGGGTGCTGGTGGCCGGCCAGGAAAGCGGCCTGGTGCGCAGCGTGGCCAACAGCGTGCGCCTGCCGCAGAAGCCGCGCGGCGCCTCCTTCTTCGTCCAACAGGCCGGGCTCGACCAGGCCGCCGTTTGA